A window from Pseudomonas frederiksbergensis encodes these proteins:
- a CDS encoding recombinase RecT, with product MSELTTKQSFSLTPSSLTEAMAFADILAKSTIVPKEFLGNPGNILVAIQWGLELGLQPLQAMQNIAVINGRPALWGDAVIALVRGSPLCEYVYESDDGHTATCRVKRRGEDEQARTFDMEDAKTAGLMGKQGPWTQHPKRMRQMRARAFALRDVFPDVLRGMPVAEELQDMPKERENGQPLASVAKIEAPTELEAYPDEKLTENLPKWRKAIEGGKSPEQVIATVSSKYTLTAEQIDSINQLKPLEGEAA from the coding sequence GTGTCCGAATTAACCACAAAGCAAAGCTTCAGCCTGACGCCGTCGTCGCTTACCGAGGCAATGGCTTTCGCCGACATCCTGGCCAAGTCGACCATCGTGCCGAAAGAGTTCCTCGGCAACCCGGGCAACATCTTGGTTGCAATCCAGTGGGGTTTGGAGCTGGGCCTGCAACCGCTGCAAGCAATGCAGAACATCGCGGTCATCAACGGGCGGCCAGCGCTTTGGGGCGACGCAGTGATCGCCTTGGTGCGCGGCTCGCCTCTGTGCGAGTACGTCTACGAGAGCGACGACGGCCACACGGCCACTTGCCGGGTGAAGCGCCGCGGCGAAGACGAGCAGGCTCGCACCTTCGACATGGAAGATGCAAAAACGGCAGGCCTGATGGGCAAACAAGGCCCGTGGACACAGCACCCGAAACGCATGCGCCAGATGCGCGCCCGGGCCTTCGCCTTGCGTGACGTATTCCCTGATGTGTTGCGCGGTATGCCGGTCGCCGAAGAGCTGCAGGACATGCCGAAAGAGCGCGAGAACGGCCAGCCTCTGGCCAGCGTAGCCAAGATCGAGGCACCGACGGAGCTAGAGGCGTATCCCGACGAGAAGCTGACAGAGAACCTGCCGAAATGGCGCAAGGCGATCGAGGGCGGCAAGTCTCCCGAGCAAGTGATCGCCACTGTCAGCAGCAAATACACGCTGACCGCCGAACAAATCGACTCCATTAACCAGCTCAAGCCACTCGAAGGTGAAGCAGCATGA